One window of Bactrocera tryoni isolate S06 chromosome 2, CSIRO_BtryS06_freeze2, whole genome shotgun sequence genomic DNA carries:
- the LOC120769142 gene encoding putative nuclease HARBI1 encodes MWMLGMANYDSFVFNVSDLKVHLQNNIQNNTWILGDSGYPLHKFLMTPYRLAEASSPQARYNTVHSKARNIVERTIGVLKSRFRCLLSVRGLHYTPEKATQIVNACCALHNICQHFQVESPEEISSSSHTTMTNDILDIEREEEDTARIIRNNIMTSL; translated from the exons ATGTGGATGCTAGGCATGGCAAATTATgactcttttgttttcaatgttagCGATTTGAAAGTGCATTTACAGAACAACATACAGAATAACACTTGGATCTTGG GCGACTCTGGCTATCCtctgcacaaatttttaatgacgCCTTATCGCTTGGCGGAAGCTTCTTCACCCCAAGCTCGCTACAATACAGTACACTCAAAGGCCCGGAATATTGTAGAGCGGACAATTGGTGTACTCAAGAGTAGATTTCGATGTCTTTTATCTGTACGAGGTTTACATTACACTCCCGAAAAGGCTACGCAAATTGTGAATGCTTGTTGCgcattgcacaatatttgccaACACTTTCAAGTGGAATCACCGGAAGAAATATCATCTTCTTCACATACTACAATGACCAATGATATTTTGGACATAGAAAGAGAAGAAGAGGATACGGCTCGAATAATTCGCAATAATATTATGACTTCcctctaa
- the LOC120768174 gene encoding three-prime repair exonuclease 1-like: MSKKENRRIGSFVVLDLEASTYDGDLRKLSIMELTMYGFPAKDLQTDPIKVTKTSEMCVPPPSPNLNKLTLIINPRKVIYPKSAASTGLDNYILEHESHFDENCACLIVNFLNRLPQPVCLVAHNGDRHDFLIVKNMFNKLSMQLPNNILYVDSLHAFWRINFDHTFQTTPNGKYPPKGVYKLNNIYKQNFKKDPELRHHAEADVETLTHVIRLYGKRFLAYAEDRVSEFICSDERK; this comes from the exons ATGTCAAAAAAAGAGAATCGACGCATCGGGTCGTTTGTAGTACTCGATTTAGAAGCAAGCACTTATGATGGAGATTTAAGAAAGCTATCCATTATGGAGTTGACCATGTATGGTTTTCCAGCCAAAGATTTGCAAACAGATCCAATAAAAGTGACAAAAACAAGTGAAATGTGTGTGCCGCCACCCTCACCGAATTTGAATAAACTTACATTGATAATCAATCCCAGAAAGGTTATTTATCCAAAAAGCGCTGCTTCAACGG GACTGGACAATTATATATTAGAACATGAGTCACACTTCGATGAGAACTGTGCTTGTCTTATTGTAAACTTCCTTAATCGCCTGCCACAACCAGTATGTCTGGTTGCACACAATGGTGATAGGCATGATTTTCTGATAGTCAAGAATATGTTCAATAAGTTAAGTATG CAACTTCCGAATAACATTCTTTATGTAGATTCTTTACATGCATTTTGGAGAATAAATTTCGACCATACATTTCAAACCACACCCAATGGCAAATATCCACCCAAAGGAGTATATAAATTgaacaatatttataaacaaaattttaagaagGACCCCGAACTGAGACATCATGCTGAAGCAGACGTGGAGACTTTGACTCACGTAATAAGACTGTATGGAAAAAGGTTTCTTGCCTATGCAGAAGATCGTGTCAGTGAATTTATATGCTCGGACGAACGCAAATGA